DNA sequence from the Armatimonadota bacterium genome:
CTGCGATGAGTTTTGTTCTATTTGTAGGAGCAAGGATTCTCTTGACTGTGAAAGGCGGGCTTTTGCGGCAGCGAGGTCGGCTTCGGCCTGGTCTAGGGCAGTAAGGCTGTCGGTTGGGTCAATCTTAGCTATCAGTTGACCTTTGCGCACGAAGCTGCCGACATCAACAGCTAGGACGTCCACGCGACCGGCTGCATTTGATTTTACATCAACTGTCGTTAGCGGTTGCAAAATGCCACTGGCGGAAACCGAGCTAACGACCGTGCCCCTTTCCACCCGCGCAGTTTCGATTATTGGTTTGTTCGCCTGGGCGGCTCGGATCTTTCCAACTACAACCCAGGTGACAATCGACAACATTGCTAATCCTGCAATGGTTATTTTTGAATGACGCTTCACTCTAATAACTCCTTTTCCCCATAGCTTTTTCGAGTTGCGCATGCGCAATGTAGCAGTCATAAAGAGCCTGAGCATTGCTGGCTAAGGCATCCGCATAGGAAATCTGAGCGCTAACTATTTCAAGCGGAATGGCAAGGCCTTGGTTGTATTTTTCACGTGCTACCTCAAGATTTGTACGTGCGAGCTCGACGTTGGCTTTGCTTGCTGCCAGCCGCTCGAGAGCATTGGTTAGGTTGAGGTGTGCTTCCTCAACCTCGGTCGCAATGTCTTTATTTAACTGTTCATAGGTTAGCCTTAAAGATTCGACTCTTGCCTTGTAGGTTTCAACAGCGGCCCTTGCTGCGCCGCCGTCGAATACGTTCAAACTTAATCGGGCGCCGATAGACCATTGACTGTCATATCCTCCGCCAGCCAGTCCGCGGTCATAGTTTAAGTTTGCGCTTGGAACAGGCAACAACTGCTGCTTTGCAAGCGAGAGCGCCGCCTTAGCTGAGTCTATCTGTGCGTTCGAGCGTGCTATCTCTGGGTGGTCTTTGAGCGCACGTGCCAGACATTCTTCCAGCGGTGGGATGTCGAAATCGGGCGCCTCAACTTCTGCCAACTGGAGCTCTGGGCCTTTTCCTAAACCCATAACATTTCTGAGGGTGTTAGCCGCAATTCGTGCGTTATTATCCGCTTGGAGCTTGCTCAGCTTTGCATTTGCGACCTGCACCTCCACCGGATACAAATCCACGCGTGCGGCATCTCCGGCTTCAATCCTAGCTTGAATCATCTCTCGCTGCTGTTCTGCTTCCTTGACCGCTTGATTGGCAATGTCTGCAAGACGTTTTGTTAGCAGGGCGGTGAAGTATGCTTGTGTAACTGCAAGCACCCGTTCTTGTTTGACCATTTCCATCTCGGCCTCGGCAACTTGTTCTTGAGCGATTGCTTGCCGGACTGCGGTTCTGGTACGTCCGCCGTCGAAGAATGTTTGGGTGATGCTGAGCGTTGTTTGGTTGTTTGTAAATGTACCTATGCGCCTTAATCCTGTGCCTACTTGACCGCCCTCATAT
Encoded proteins:
- a CDS encoding TolC family protein, with product MRFLRIVCPIILLITASQATLTAVNHSENIPLDRPLTLKECINIALQNHSSVLTAEKDVEASKAGLKQAKAGYLPDITLGTDYSKSGYEGGQVGTGLRRIGTFTNNQTTLSITQTFFDGGRTRTAVRQAIAQEQVAEAEMEMVKQERVLAVTQAYFTALLTKRLADIANQAVKEAEQQREMIQARIEAGDAARVDLYPVEVQVANAKLSKLQADNNARIAANTLRNVMGLGKGPELQLAEVEAPDFDIPPLEECLARALKDHPEIARSNAQIDSAKAALSLAKQQLLPVPSANLNYDRGLAGGGYDSQWSIGARLSLNVFDGGAARAAVETYKARVESLRLTYEQLNKDIATEVEEAHLNLTNALERLAASKANVELARTNLEVAREKYNQGLAIPLEIVSAQISYADALASNAQALYDCYIAHAQLEKAMGKRSY